The following are encoded together in the Zingiber officinale cultivar Zhangliang chromosome 8A, Zo_v1.1, whole genome shotgun sequence genome:
- the LOC122008403 gene encoding cationic amino acid transporter 6, chloroplastic-like, which translates to MQNLTATASSSSPSPPPLPSSFSSLRAYGQAVADTPRRLRWRAGSVTTTFEEMSRLRARSGADMDRSLRWPDLVGLGIGGMVGAGVFVATGRAARFDAGPAIVISYAIAGLCAILSAFCYTEFAVDMPVAGGAFSYLRVTFGEFAAYLTGANLIMEYVFSNAAVARSFTAYLGTAIGVDTTAKWRIAVNALPEGFNQLDLLAVTVILLISICICCSTKESSVLNMILTAIHIAFIAFIIVAGFVRGDVRNLTHPANPAESPGGFMPYGVAGIFNGAAMVYLSYIGYDAVSTMAEEVRSPERDIPVGVAGSVAVVTVLYCLMAASMALLVPYDAINTESPFSAAFGGSDGWGWASNVIGAGASFGILTSLLVSMLGQARYLCVIGRSSVVPAWLAQVHPKTATPVNASVFLGVFTAAIALFTELDVLLNLVSIGTLFVFYMVGNAVIYRRYVSAAGSSTASTWPTLSFLLAFSSVALAFTLVWKLAPAGAAKAALLAVFTASAVALLKAFQLLVPEARKPEHWGVPLMPWVPATSVFLNVFLLGSLDGASYLRFAVFSALAVAAYVFYGVHSSFDAEENGSLFKAVAERNSSQLV; encoded by the exons ATGCAGAATCTCACAGCCAccgcctcttcttcctctccctctccgccGCCGCTGCCGTCGTCGTTCTCGAGTTTGAGAGCGTACGGGCAGGCGGTGGCGGACACGCCCCGACGGCTGCGGTGGCGGGCCGGGTCCGTGACGACCACCTTCGAGGAGATGAGCCGCCTCCGAGCCCGATCGGGCGCGGACATGGACCGGTCCCTGCGGTGGCCGGATCTCGTCGGGCTCGGGATCGGCGGGATGGTCGGCGCCGGGGTCTTCGTGGCCACCGGTCGCGCGGCCCGGTTCGACGCCGGCCCCGCCATCGTGATCTCCTACGCCATTGCCGGTCTCTGCGCCATCCTCTCCGCCTTCTGCTACACGGAGTTCGCGGTCGATATGCCCGTCGCCGGCGGGGCCTTCAGCTACCTTAGGGTCACCTTCG GGGAATTCGCAGCGTATTTAACGGGGGCGAATCTGATAATGGAGTACGTCTTCTCCAATGCGGCGGTCGCTCGGAGCTTCACCGCCTACCTGGGCACCGCCATCGGGGTGGACACCACCGCCAAGTGGCGGATCGCCGTCAACGCCCTTCCAGAGGGCTTCAACCAACTCGATCTCCTGGCCGTGACCGTCATCCTCCTCATCTCCATCTGCATCTGCTGCAG CACGAAAGAGAGCTCGGTGCTGAACATGATCCTGACGGCGATCCACATCGCCTTCATCGCCTTCATCATCGTCGCCGGTTTCGTGCGCGGCGACGTGCGCAACCTGACCCACCCAGCGAATCCGGCGGAGAGCCCTGGCGGGTTCATGCCCTACGGCGTCGCCGGGATATTCAACGGAGCCGCCATGGTCTACCTCAGCTACATCGGCTACGACGCCGTGTCCACCATGGCGGAGGAGGTGCGAAGCCCGGAGCGCGACATCCCGGTAGGCGTCGCCGGCTCCGTCGCCGTGGTGACGGTGCTCTACTGTCTCATGGCCGCCTCCATGGCCCTGCTCGTGCCCTACGACGCC ATCAATACGGAGTCGCCGTTCTCGGCGGCGTTCGGCGGATCCGACGGCTGGGGATGGGCATCGAACGTGATCGGTGCGGGCGCGAGCTTCGGCATCCTGACGTCACTCCTGGTCTCAATGCTGGGCCAAGCGCGCTACCTCTGTGTCATAGGCCGGTCCAGCGTCGTCCCTGCCTGGCTCGCGCAAGTCCACCCCAAGACCGCCACGCCAGTCAACGCCTCCGTTTTCCTCGGCGTGTTCACGGCGGCGATCGCGCTCTTCACCGAGCTCGACGTCCTCCTCAACCTCGTCTCCATCGGCACCCTCTTCGTCTTCTACATGGTTGGCAACGCCGTTATCTACCGCCGGTACGTCTCCGCCGCCGGCAGCTCCACCGCCAGCACctggccgaccctctccttccTCTTGGCCTTCTCTTCCGTCGCCCTCGCCTTCACTCTCGTCTGGAAGCTGGCTCCGGCCGGCGCTGCCAAGGCCGCGCTCCTCGCCGTATTCACCGCCTCGGCCGTCGCCTTGCTCAAGGCGTTTCAACTCCTGGTGCCGGAGGCCAGGAAACCGGAGCACTGGGGCGTCCCTCTGATGCCGTGGGTCCCCGCCACCTCCGTCTTTCTCAACGTCTTCCTTCTGGGCTCCCTCGACGGCGCGTCGTACCTGAGGTTTGCCGTCTTCTCGGCGCTCGCCGTCGCCGCCTACGTCTTCTACGGCGTGCATTCAAGCTTCGACGCAGAGGAGAACGGCAGCCTCTTTAAAGCAGTGGCAGAGCGCAACAGCTCTCAATTAgtatga